One genomic region from Spirulina subsalsa PCC 9445 encodes:
- a CDS encoding RNA-guided endonuclease InsQ/TnpB family protein — MYKAYKYRIYPTDEQKVSLAKAFGCCRWYWNLALDLCQKTYIETGKGLSRGYIQGLLPELKKEYPWLKNAYSQSLQVVALNLSTAYKNFFEKRARLPRFKSKHGRQTLSYPANVKFEGDYLKIPGKIGLVYCRRHREFEGKIKTVTLVKNPDGQYYASVLVDDGKDVISPSVEGKAIGIDVGLTHFAITSDGSKYDNPRHFAKHQKNLKRKQQKLCRKQKGSKNRAKAKQKVAKVHSKIARCREDFLHKLSRKIVNENQVIAVENLNVKGMVKNPKLAKAISDVGWGMFTTVLKYKAEWEGKTYIEVDRFFASSKTCHLCLNRVDSLPLEVRQWECQNCGTHHDRDINAAQNIKNEALRILSLGTSDTAWGGNVRQPGKISVLLDVPLNQEAPSSRLGRVG; from the coding sequence ATGTATAAGGCTTACAAGTATCGTATCTATCCTACTGATGAGCAAAAAGTATCCCTGGCTAAGGCGTTCGGATGCTGTCGTTGGTATTGGAATTTGGCGTTAGACTTGTGCCAAAAAACCTATATCGAGACGGGTAAGGGATTGTCCAGGGGATATATCCAAGGCTTATTACCAGAACTAAAAAAGGAGTATCCTTGGTTAAAAAATGCCTACTCCCAATCCTTACAGGTGGTTGCACTTAATCTTTCTACTGCCTACAAAAACTTCTTTGAGAAACGGGCGCGGTTACCCCGTTTCAAGTCAAAGCATGGTCGGCAGACTCTGAGTTATCCTGCCAACGTTAAGTTTGAAGGGGACTATCTCAAAATACCGGGGAAGATTGGGTTAGTGTATTGCCGTCGTCATCGGGAATTTGAAGGGAAAATCAAAACCGTTACTCTGGTCAAAAATCCGGATGGTCAATACTATGCTTCAGTGTTAGTGGATGACGGGAAAGATGTCATTAGCCCATCGGTTGAGGGCAAAGCTATTGGCATTGATGTTGGACTAACTCATTTTGCGATTACGAGCGATGGGTCTAAGTACGATAATCCTCGCCATTTTGCCAAGCATCAGAAAAACCTAAAGCGTAAGCAACAAAAGCTATGCCGTAAACAAAAAGGTAGTAAAAATCGAGCTAAGGCGAAACAAAAAGTTGCCAAAGTTCATAGTAAGATAGCCCGATGTCGTGAGGACTTTCTACACAAACTATCCCGCAAGATAGTCAACGAAAACCAAGTGATTGCTGTAGAGAATCTGAACGTCAAAGGGATGGTAAAAAACCCTAAACTAGCCAAGGCAATTAGTGATGTGGGTTGGGGGATGTTTACCACTGTGCTTAAATATAAAGCCGAGTGGGAAGGCAAAACCTATATTGAAGTTGACCGCTTTTTTGCGTCTTCAAAGACCTGTCACCTGTGCCTTAATAGAGTGGATAGCTTACCGTTAGAAGTTCGGCAATGGGAATGTCAAAATTGTGGCACTCACCATGACCGTGATATTAATGCAGCACAAAACATTAAAAATGAAGCCTTGCGGATATTGTCGTTGGGAACCAGCGATACGGCCTGGGGAGGGAACGTAAGACAACCTGGCAAGATTTCGGTTTTGCTAGATGTTCCATTGAATCAGGAAGCCCCATCCTCGCGCCTCGGCAGGGTGGGGTAG
- the cofG gene encoding 7,8-didemethyl-8-hydroxy-5-deazariboflavin synthase subunit CofG, which produces MEEGRSITYSPAYTLVPTYECFNRCGYCNFRQDPGVGDWLGLEEAGAILHGLQNSGVVEILILSGEVHPRSSRRPAWFERIYQLGELALSLGYLPHTNVGPLSWEEMERLREVNVSMGLMVEQVTPRLLETVHQKAPSKRPEVRLQQLVWAGELRIPFTTGLLLGIGEEEEDWVESLKAIASIHKQYQHIQEVILQPHRQGATQSYEEGVREEGQLLRAVALAREILPPEIALQVPPNLVGDGVLLRACLAAGARDLGGIGPKDEVNPDYPHVQVVALQEAIAPDGWQLVPRLPVYPQYYDWLPQSLQEAIGGVVERVQALAIPYSRPNSP; this is translated from the coding sequence ATGGAAGAGGGGAGGTCAATTACTTATAGTCCGGCTTATACGCTGGTGCCGACTTATGAGTGTTTTAATCGCTGTGGTTATTGTAATTTTCGCCAAGATCCGGGGGTGGGGGATTGGTTGGGTTTGGAGGAGGCGGGGGCTATTCTGCATGGCTTACAAAACTCTGGGGTGGTGGAAATCTTAATCTTAAGTGGGGAGGTTCACCCCCGGAGTTCCCGTCGCCCTGCTTGGTTTGAGCGGATTTATCAGTTGGGTGAGTTGGCGTTGAGTTTGGGTTATCTCCCCCATACGAATGTGGGGCCGTTGAGTTGGGAGGAGATGGAACGGTTGCGGGAGGTGAATGTTTCTATGGGGTTAATGGTGGAACAGGTGACTCCCCGCTTGTTGGAGACGGTGCATCAAAAAGCGCCGAGTAAGCGGCCTGAGGTGCGGTTACAGCAGTTAGTCTGGGCGGGGGAGTTAAGGATTCCCTTTACTACGGGGTTATTGTTGGGGATTGGGGAGGAGGAGGAGGATTGGGTGGAGAGTTTGAAGGCGATCGCATCTATTCATAAACAATACCAACATATTCAAGAGGTGATCCTCCAACCCCACCGCCAAGGGGCAACCCAGAGTTATGAGGAGGGGGTAAGGGAGGAGGGGCAATTGTTGCGGGCGGTTGCCTTGGCTCGGGAAATTTTGCCCCCAGAGATTGCCTTACAAGTTCCCCCTAATTTGGTGGGGGATGGGGTGCTGTTGCGGGCTTGTTTGGCCGCGGGGGCGAGGGATTTAGGGGGGATTGGCCCGAAGGATGAGGTGAATCCTGATTATCCCCATGTTCAGGTGGTGGCTTTGCAGGAGGCGATCGCACCCGATGGCTGGCAACTGGTTCCTCGTCTTCCCGTTTACCCCCAATACTATGATTGGTTGCCCCAGTCGTTGCAAGAGGCAATAGGCGGAGTTGTTGAAAGGGTACAAGCCCTAGCTATTCCTTATTCCCGTCCAAACTCCCCCTAA
- the bchI gene encoding magnesium chelatase ATPase subunit I, translating to MTATALQTPPTQTRRLVFPFTAIVGQEEMKLALLLNVIDPKIGGVMIMGDRGTGKSTTIRALADLLPEIDVVANDPFNSHPSDPDLMGDEVRNAIAQNLPLTITQKKVTMIDLPLGATEDRVCGTIDIEKALSEGVKAFEPGLLAKANRGILYVDEVNLLDDHLVDVLLDSAASGWNTVEREGISIRHPARFVLVGSGNPEEGELRPQLLDRFGMHAEIRTVKEPALRVQIVEQRSDFDRDPQGFMSRYQVEQEALQARLVEAQKRLGDVTIEYDLRVNISEVCAELDVDGLRGDIVTNRAAKALAAFEGRTEATVEDIRRVVTLCLRHRLRKDPLESIDSGYKVQKAFNRVFGVEAEES from the coding sequence ATGACTGCAACCGCCCTCCAAACCCCTCCCACCCAAACCCGTCGCCTCGTGTTTCCTTTTACGGCTATTGTCGGTCAAGAGGAAATGAAATTAGCCCTGTTATTGAATGTGATTGATCCCAAAATTGGCGGGGTGATGATCATGGGCGATCGCGGAACGGGAAAATCAACCACGATTCGCGCTCTGGCCGACCTCTTACCGGAAATCGATGTGGTCGCCAATGATCCCTTTAATTCCCACCCTTCCGACCCGGATTTAATGGGGGATGAGGTGCGAAATGCGATCGCCCAAAATCTCCCCCTGACCATTACCCAGAAAAAAGTCACCATGATTGACCTGCCTCTGGGGGCAACAGAAGATCGGGTCTGTGGCACCATTGACATTGAAAAGGCCCTCTCTGAAGGGGTCAAAGCCTTTGAACCCGGTCTATTAGCCAAAGCCAACCGGGGGATTTTATATGTGGATGAGGTGAACTTGCTGGATGATCACCTCGTCGATGTTCTGTTAGATTCGGCTGCCAGTGGTTGGAATACCGTAGAACGGGAAGGGATTTCCATCCGCCACCCCGCCCGCTTTGTTCTCGTGGGTTCCGGCAACCCTGAAGAAGGGGAATTACGCCCCCAACTCCTCGACCGTTTCGGGATGCACGCCGAAATCCGCACGGTTAAGGAGCCGGCCTTACGGGTGCAAATTGTGGAACAACGGTCAGACTTTGACCGGGACCCTCAAGGGTTTATGAGTCGCTATCAAGTGGAACAAGAAGCCCTACAAGCGCGGTTAGTGGAAGCGCAAAAACGCCTAGGGGATGTCACCATTGAGTACGATTTACGGGTGAATATTTCCGAAGTTTGCGCGGAATTAGATGTGGATGGGTTACGGGGTGATATTGTCACCAACCGCGCCGCGAAAGCCTTGGCCGCTTTTGAAGGCCGCACCGAAGCCACGGTTGAGGATATTCGCCGCGTTGTCACCCTCTGCTTGCGTCACCGTCTGCGCAAAGATCCCCTAGAGTCCATTGATTCGGGTTATAAAGTGCAGAAGGCCTTTAACCGGGTGTTTGGGGTCGAAGCTGAAGAGTCCTAA
- a CDS encoding YdcF family protein, translating to MFELLTSTLLLLLIGVFLYYLLAKVIPKAALTVIGVGFILAVIAIAFISPTYAPVAVLWKVMSIPLTPLGLALLLILSSVLKINKKGEIKQPAPALLWTALIILVLSSNPLISYQIARAIELETIQVEQQKREACVQDCPEPLTPEPFQVGPAIVLLGQGSTEPNIGYRTQIQLTAQGSRILYTAQLFRQQRELGSFPIVIVSASPRRNIVGTAEQMDEARDIGVLLQRLGVPESAIYPETTGLNLRTNALEVQRILSTQLGEDRPTILLVTSALQIRRAAQTFREVGMRVIPRPTDFQTFEGEEGAGRRITLADLIPSIQALEITTNVIEEYLATIYYFLRGWLSPIVF from the coding sequence ATGTTTGAACTACTCACCAGTACGCTGCTGCTCCTGCTGATCGGCGTTTTTCTCTATTATCTACTGGCTAAAGTCATCCCCAAGGCCGCCCTAACGGTGATTGGGGTGGGCTTTATTTTAGCGGTGATTGCGATCGCCTTTATCAGCCCCACCTATGCCCCTGTAGCGGTATTGTGGAAAGTCATGTCAATTCCCCTCACCCCCTTGGGTTTAGCTTTACTGTTAATTTTATCCAGTGTTTTAAAGATTAATAAAAAAGGGGAAATTAAACAGCCCGCTCCCGCGTTACTCTGGACGGCTTTAATTATTTTAGTTCTCTCTAGCAACCCCCTAATTTCCTATCAAATTGCCCGAGCGATTGAACTGGAAACTATTCAAGTAGAGCAACAAAAACGAGAGGCTTGTGTGCAAGATTGCCCCGAACCCCTCACCCCCGAACCCTTTCAAGTGGGGCCAGCCATTGTGTTATTGGGACAAGGTAGCACGGAACCGAATATTGGCTACCGGACGCAAATTCAACTAACCGCACAAGGTAGCCGGATTTTATACACCGCGCAACTGTTCCGGCAACAGCGAGAACTCGGGAGTTTTCCCATTGTAATTGTCTCCGCGAGTCCCAGACGGAATATTGTCGGCACTGCCGAACAGATGGACGAAGCACGAGATATTGGTGTTTTATTGCAACGGTTAGGGGTGCCAGAAAGTGCCATTTATCCCGAAACGACGGGCTTAAATTTGCGCACTAATGCCCTTGAAGTGCAGCGCATTTTAAGCACGCAATTGGGGGAAGATCGACCGACGATTTTATTAGTGACTTCGGCGTTACAAATTCGTCGAGCGGCTCAAACCTTCCGAGAAGTAGGAATGCGGGTGATTCCTCGACCGACGGATTTTCAGACTTTTGAGGGGGAAGAAGGAGCAGGTCGGCGGATTACGTTAGCGGATTTGATTCCCTCTATTCAAGCGTTAGAAATTACTACCAATGTGATTGAAGAGTATTTAGCAACGATTTATTATTTTCTACGCGGTTGGCTCTCCCCTATTGTGTTTTAG
- a CDS encoding PAS domain-containing hybrid sensor histidine kinase/response regulator, producing MSDGTEYQSMSQELQISEAKYRLLYEGLQDAVLLYDQRIISCNRATLAMFGYESEAELLGKLPSDLSPPTQPDGQDSKIAAFAAVEKAITEGEYRFEWQHRRRNGEEFCAEVWLATLDLGEQQVIQAVVRDISQRKQREAALEAAKEAAEVANQTKSEFLANMSHELRTPLNGILGYTQILQRTDNLNIHREGLSVIYQCATHLLTLIEDVLDFAKIEARKLELLPTNFHLPSCLLSVMEMSRIRAEEKDIHFFYEIPPDLPEGVQGDDKRLRQVLINLLTNAVKFTEKGQVLFKVTLLEQTGEQVSLRFQVKDTGIGIPSCYLEQIFLPFEQVSLSHHHTEGTGLGLAISQHIARTMGSEIQVISQVGKGSDFWLDLTFPIVEEWVKTAVVQEGELITGYIGETRKVLIVDDKEVNCAILLDILHPLGFECQVARDGKEGLAIAQNFQPDLILTDLVMPSLDGFEMTRRLREQERFKDTIILALSASVLNNDQAKSLAVGCNGFVSKPIDISKLLQTLHQLLQIEWVYATTEVNLSSPLPELPLIIPPSSVLERLHQSAKIGDIAAVEGEAQELKALDAKYESFCVKLLELAHDFDDQGIVKFIESLSTNLSAKLPAN from the coding sequence ATGAGTGACGGGACAGAATATCAGTCGATGAGTCAAGAATTGCAAATTTCTGAAGCAAAATATCGCCTTTTGTATGAGGGGTTACAGGATGCTGTCCTGTTGTATGATCAAAGGATTATTAGCTGTAATCGAGCTACTTTGGCAATGTTTGGCTATGAGTCGGAGGCGGAATTGTTGGGTAAGTTACCGTCGGATTTATCGCCACCGACACAGCCAGATGGTCAAGATTCTAAGATAGCTGCTTTCGCGGCGGTGGAAAAGGCAATTACAGAGGGAGAATATCGCTTTGAGTGGCAACACCGACGACGCAATGGGGAGGAGTTTTGTGCTGAGGTGTGGTTAGCAACGCTGGATTTGGGTGAACAACAGGTGATTCAGGCGGTGGTGCGGGATATTAGTCAACGCAAACAACGAGAAGCGGCACTAGAGGCAGCGAAAGAAGCAGCGGAGGTGGCGAATCAGACAAAAAGCGAATTTCTGGCGAATATGAGTCACGAGTTAAGAACTCCCCTTAATGGGATTCTTGGCTATACCCAAATTCTACAACGCACGGACAATCTAAATATTCATCGAGAAGGTTTAAGTGTAATTTATCAATGCGCAACGCATTTATTAACGCTGATTGAAGATGTGTTAGATTTTGCCAAAATTGAGGCCAGAAAATTAGAACTTCTGCCGACTAATTTTCATCTCCCTTCCTGTTTATTAAGTGTGATGGAGATGTCTCGTATCCGTGCTGAGGAGAAAGATATTCATTTTTTCTATGAGATTCCTCCGGATCTGCCGGAGGGAGTACAAGGGGATGATAAACGACTGCGACAGGTGTTAATTAATTTATTAACCAATGCCGTTAAGTTTACGGAAAAAGGTCAGGTTTTATTCAAGGTGACTCTTTTAGAACAAACAGGGGAACAAGTCTCTCTTCGTTTTCAGGTTAAGGATACGGGAATTGGTATTCCTAGCTGTTACTTAGAACAAATTTTTCTCCCGTTTGAACAAGTAAGCTTGTCTCATCATCACACGGAAGGAACGGGTTTAGGATTAGCCATTAGTCAACATATTGCTCGAACCATGGGGAGTGAAATTCAGGTCATTAGTCAGGTGGGAAAAGGGAGTGACTTTTGGCTAGATTTAACCTTTCCCATTGTGGAAGAATGGGTTAAAACGGCTGTTGTACAAGAGGGGGAGTTAATTACAGGTTATATTGGGGAAACGCGCAAGGTTTTGATTGTGGATGATAAGGAGGTGAACTGCGCGATTTTGTTGGATATTCTGCATCCTCTGGGTTTTGAATGCCAAGTGGCACGAGATGGAAAAGAGGGATTGGCGATCGCACAAAACTTTCAGCCTGACCTGATTTTAACCGATTTGGTCATGCCCAGTCTAGATGGGTTTGAAATGACTCGTCGCTTACGAGAACAGGAGAGATTTAAAGATACGATTATTTTAGCCCTGAGTGCCAGTGTGTTAAATAATGATCAGGCGAAAAGTTTAGCGGTGGGGTGTAATGGTTTTGTGTCGAAGCCGATTGATATTTCAAAACTTTTGCAAACTCTCCATCAACTATTACAAATTGAGTGGGTTTACGCTACAACTGAGGTTAACCTCAGTTCTCCTTTGCCAGAATTACCTTTAATTATCCCCCCTTCTTCTGTTCTGGAACGCCTTCATCAATCTGCTAAAATTGGTGATATTGCTGCCGTTGAAGGAGAAGCCCAAGAACTTAAAGCGTTAGATGCAAAATATGAATCATTTTGTGTTAAACTGTTAGAATTAGCTCATGATTTTGATGATCAAGGAATTGTAAAGTTTATAGAATCTTTATCTACAAATTTGTCAGCAAAATTGCCTGCAAATTGA
- a CDS encoding ABC transporter substrate-binding protein, which yields MKRRQFIQYSSLALASGLIAGCENRAPRTSPSDRERIVYGTNWYAQAEHGGFYQAVATGIYEEYGLDVTIQMGGPQVNLSQLLMGGVLDFTMGGSMGSMQAVYEGVPKVTVAAMFQKDPQILLAHPNTGVETLADLRGRPIYVSSISNSTYWPMLRKEFGFTDDQRRPYNFSVAPFLADTNSAQQGYLSSEPWTVEQQGGFTPVVFLLSDYGYTPYAMTIDTRRRLVEENPDLVQRFVDASIKGWYSYLEDPAPGNELIQQDNPEMSSELLAYGLEKIKEYGLATSGDAEKYGIGIMTAERWEAIFQAMLDAGTVSPDFDYTQGFTLQFVGQSLESRTL from the coding sequence ATGAAACGCCGTCAATTCATCCAATATAGTTCTCTCGCCCTGGCCAGTGGTTTAATTGCAGGTTGTGAGAATCGCGCCCCCAGAACCTCCCCCTCCGACCGAGAGCGCATAGTCTACGGCACGAACTGGTACGCCCAGGCTGAACATGGGGGATTTTATCAAGCCGTCGCCACAGGCATTTATGAAGAATATGGCCTAGATGTCACCATCCAAATGGGCGGCCCCCAAGTGAATTTGTCTCAACTCTTGATGGGGGGAGTCCTTGACTTTACCATGGGCGGTTCCATGGGATCTATGCAAGCGGTTTATGAAGGAGTTCCTAAAGTAACCGTCGCGGCCATGTTTCAAAAAGATCCCCAAATTCTCTTAGCCCATCCTAACACTGGGGTAGAAACCCTAGCCGACCTGAGAGGAAGACCCATCTATGTTTCCAGCATCTCCAATTCCACCTACTGGCCCATGCTGAGAAAAGAATTTGGCTTTACCGACGACCAACGACGCCCCTATAACTTCAGCGTCGCCCCCTTCCTCGCCGATACAAACTCAGCCCAACAGGGTTATCTCTCCTCAGAACCTTGGACGGTGGAGCAACAAGGGGGGTTTACTCCTGTGGTGTTTCTCCTCTCCGACTATGGATATACACCCTACGCCATGACTATTGACACTCGTCGCCGTTTAGTGGAAGAAAACCCGGACTTAGTGCAGCGTTTTGTCGATGCTTCCATTAAAGGCTGGTATAGCTACCTTGAAGACCCCGCTCCCGGCAACGAATTGATTCAACAAGATAACCCGGAAATGAGTAGTGAGTTACTCGCCTATGGTCTAGAAAAAATCAAAGAGTATGGCCTGGCGACATCGGGAGATGCTGAAAAATACGGCATTGGCATTATGACCGCCGAACGCTGGGAGGCCATTTTTCAGGCGATGTTAGACGCGGGAACCGTCAGTCCCGATTTCGACTATACTCAGGGGTTTACCCTGCAATTTGTTGGTCAATCCCTTGAATCCAGAACCCTGTGA
- a CDS encoding ABC transporter ATP-binding protein, which translates to MPQAPVFDLQQVSKAYSNGVVALHNLNLTVNRGEFVSLVGASGCGKSTVLRLVANLLNVTEGEIEWSDSEPQQKLAFVFQQPALLPWSTVFENIRLPLKLAGMSRNKSRAKVQEAIHLVGLTGFESAYPRQLSGGMKMRVSLARALVTDPQLLLMDEPFGALDELTRTKLNHDLLTLAQQKHWTVLFVTHNLYEAVYLSHRVLVMSSHPGQIFADVPIEVPYPRPEDFRLSRPFHQYCDRVAVELTAATQGQY; encoded by the coding sequence ATGCCCCAAGCTCCCGTTTTTGATCTTCAGCAAGTGAGCAAAGCTTATTCTAATGGTGTCGTGGCTTTGCACAATCTGAACTTGACCGTTAACCGGGGCGAGTTCGTCAGTTTAGTGGGGGCTTCTGGTTGCGGGAAAAGTACCGTCTTGCGTTTAGTGGCTAACTTACTCAACGTCACCGAGGGAGAAATTGAATGGTCAGACAGCGAACCCCAGCAAAAGTTAGCTTTTGTCTTTCAACAACCCGCTTTATTGCCTTGGTCAACGGTGTTTGAAAATATCCGTTTGCCTTTGAAATTGGCTGGAATGTCTCGCAATAAAAGCCGGGCAAAAGTGCAAGAGGCGATTCATCTCGTTGGTTTAACGGGGTTTGAGTCCGCCTATCCTCGGCAACTTTCCGGGGGGATGAAAATGCGGGTTTCTCTGGCTCGGGCTTTGGTGACGGATCCTCAATTGCTCTTAATGGATGAACCCTTTGGGGCTTTAGATGAACTCACCCGGACGAAGTTAAATCACGATTTATTAACTTTAGCCCAACAAAAACATTGGACGGTTTTATTTGTCACCCATAATCTATATGAAGCGGTTTATTTATCCCATCGTGTCTTAGTGATGTCTTCCCATCCCGGTCAGATTTTCGCTGACGTTCCCATTGAAGTTCCCTATCCTCGACCGGAGGATTTTCGTTTATCCCGACCTTTTCATCAATATTGTGACCGAGTTGCTGTGGAGCTAACGGCGGCAACTCAAGGGCAATATTAG
- the psbA gene encoding photosystem II q(b) protein: protein MTTTIQQRESANVWERFCQWVTSTNNRLYIGWFGVLMIPTLLTATTCFIIAFIAAPPVDIDGIREPVAGSLLYGNNIISGAVVPSSNAIGLHFYPIWEAASLDEWLYNGGPYQLVIFHFLIGVFCYLGRQWELSYRLGMRPWICVAYSAPVSAATAVFLIYPMGQGSFSDGMPLGISGTFNFMLVFQAEHNILMHPFHMLGVAGVFGGALFSAMHGSLVTSSLVRETTETESQNYGYKFGQEEETYNIVAAHGYFGRLIFQYASFNNSRALHFFLAAWPVVGIWFTALGVSTMAFNLNGFNFNQSILDSQGRVINTWADILNRANLGFEVMHERNAHNFPLDLASGEAAPVALTAPQING from the coding sequence ATGACAACGACCATTCAACAGCGCGAGAGCGCCAACGTTTGGGAGCGGTTCTGTCAGTGGGTCACTAGCACCAATAACCGTCTTTATATCGGTTGGTTCGGTGTTCTCATGATCCCTACCCTCTTAACCGCCACCACCTGCTTCATCATCGCCTTCATCGCTGCTCCCCCCGTGGACATCGATGGGATTCGTGAACCCGTTGCAGGTTCTTTACTCTACGGCAACAACATCATCTCTGGTGCTGTTGTGCCTTCCTCCAACGCCATTGGTTTACACTTCTACCCCATCTGGGAAGCCGCTTCCCTCGATGAGTGGCTGTACAATGGTGGCCCCTACCAGTTAGTGATCTTCCACTTCCTGATCGGTGTGTTCTGCTACCTCGGTCGTCAGTGGGAACTCAGCTACCGCTTAGGGATGCGCCCTTGGATCTGCGTGGCTTACTCTGCCCCCGTATCCGCCGCTACTGCTGTATTCCTGATCTACCCCATGGGTCAAGGTTCTTTCTCCGATGGGATGCCTTTAGGAATCAGTGGGACTTTCAACTTCATGTTAGTGTTCCAAGCTGAACACAATATCCTGATGCACCCCTTCCATATGTTGGGTGTTGCCGGGGTGTTCGGCGGTGCGTTATTCAGCGCCATGCACGGTTCTCTGGTGACTTCTTCCTTAGTGCGTGAAACCACCGAAACCGAATCTCAAAACTACGGTTACAAATTTGGTCAAGAAGAAGAAACCTACAACATCGTAGCGGCTCACGGCTACTTCGGTCGCTTAATCTTCCAATACGCTTCTTTCAACAACTCCCGCGCCCTGCACTTCTTCTTAGCAGCTTGGCCGGTGGTTGGGATCTGGTTCACCGCTTTGGGTGTAAGCACCATGGCGTTCAACCTGAACGGTTTCAACTTCAACCAATCCATCTTAGACAGCCAAGGTCGCGTCATCAACACCTGGGCTGACATCCTGAACCGCGCTAACTTAGGGTTTGAAGTAATGCACGAGCGCAACGCTCACAACTTCCCCTTAGACTTAGCAAGTGGTGAAGCGGCTCCTGTAGCTTTAACGGCTCCCCAAATCAACGGGTAA
- a CDS encoding XRE family transcriptional regulator: MAINILDNIDLRQLGERLQQARKRCGMTQLDAAQIIEAGRTTIVAIEKGDRRLKPEELIKLARAYGQSVSDFVRPRPVVESFDVQFRAAFRRTQEDEAEIQPVIAKFQQFCENYLELEQIMTSPLPRNYPSEYQTSGRLVELSAEAIATQERQRLGLGDRPLSSLRDILEQEVGLRIFYLPMPGKYSEIYSYNDLMGGCLAINVYHPPERQHWSLAHGYLHFLAHRHTAVVDREEQYQKLPESVRETLRSKRLAEAFAKYFLMPTSSLLKQFNDRCRANEGKFTPTDLFSLAHYYGVSVQGLTYRLEEMKLLPSGTWDNLFVKRCEAKERGLKVRKMQQELGLQPDQQRREITPIHYQHLAIEALDQGKITEGQFSRFLGVDRLEARRIAESLRDYSSGLLEDVEANLIQG; encoded by the coding sequence ATGGCGATCAATATTCTTGACAATATCGATTTACGGCAGTTAGGGGAACGCCTGCAACAGGCTAGAAAACGCTGTGGGATGACTCAATTGGATGCCGCCCAAATTATTGAGGCCGGCCGCACCACGATTGTTGCGATTGAAAAAGGCGATCGCCGCTTAAAACCCGAAGAATTAATTAAACTGGCTCGTGCTTATGGTCAGTCTGTGAGTGATTTTGTTCGCCCTCGTCCAGTTGTAGAATCCTTTGATGTGCAGTTTCGGGCAGCATTCCGCCGCACCCAAGAAGATGAAGCAGAAATTCAGCCTGTAATCGCCAAGTTTCAGCAGTTTTGCGAGAATTACTTGGAGTTAGAACAAATTATGACCTCTCCACTGCCCCGTAACTACCCCTCAGAATATCAAACCAGTGGGAGGTTAGTTGAACTTTCGGCTGAGGCGATCGCAACTCAAGAACGCCAACGTCTCGGACTCGGAGATCGTCCCCTCAGTAGCTTACGAGACATTTTAGAACAAGAGGTAGGCCTTCGGATTTTTTATCTTCCCATGCCGGGTAAATATTCCGAGATTTATAGCTATAATGACCTAATGGGAGGGTGTCTAGCGATTAATGTTTATCATCCGCCAGAACGTCAGCATTGGTCTTTAGCCCACGGTTATTTACACTTTTTAGCCCATCGTCACACGGCTGTAGTAGATCGAGAGGAGCAGTATCAAAAGCTGCCCGAAAGTGTTCGTGAAACGTTGCGAAGCAAACGCTTGGCGGAGGCTTTTGCGAAATATTTTTTAATGCCAACCAGTAGTTTATTGAAACAGTTTAATGATCGTTGTCGCGCTAATGAAGGAAAATTTACCCCCACCGATTTGTTTAGTCTTGCCCATTATTATGGGGTATCAGTGCAAGGGTTAACCTATCGTTTGGAAGAGATGAAACTGTTGCCGAGTGGAACATGGGATAATTTGTTCGTGAAACGTTGCGAAGCAAAAGAACGGGGATTAAAAGTCAGAAAGATGCAGCAGGAATTAGGATTACAACCGGATCAACAACGTCGTGAAATTACGCCCATTCACTATCAACATTTAGCGATTGAAGCCCTTGATCAAGGAAAAATTACAGAGGGGCAATTTTCCCGTTTTCTCGGTGTTGATCGTTTAGAAGCTCGTCGGATTGCTGAATCCTTACGGGACTACTCTAGTGGTCTATTAGAAGATGTTGAGGCGAATTTAATCCAAGGTTAA